The following is a genomic window from Tachyglossus aculeatus isolate mTacAcu1 chromosome 19, mTacAcu1.pri, whole genome shotgun sequence.
cctccaggaagccctccccccGGACCCCGAGCCccagcctcagttgccccatccgtGCCCTGGGGATGTGGAGGATGGCAGGCCCAGGATGCCCAGGGATGCCCTGCCAGGGGTGGGGACCCAGACCCCCGCCACTCCCCATCGCAGAAGGAGCAGCGTGGATCCAGATGGGATGGAGCCCGACACATTTTGCCCCCCACCACTATTCTACACCCGTCCGGTCGGCGAGGGGGCCGCGCCAGCGGCTAGCCCTGGTGGGCCTGGGCCTCCACCTGGGGCGGTGGGAGAGGCCCGGGGTGGCCTAAGGGAAGAAGCGATCTCGGGGCCTTCAACGGAGGCCCCGGGGAAGAGCGACGCAGCGGCGGCCCGGGGTCACCGGCCCGACGGCCTCCGCCGCCTGCCTCTGCTCAGGGCGTTGTTGAGGGAGTTGTCTCTGCTGGACGGCCGGCCTGAGGATGGCACCCCTCAGGACGCGGCCACCCAGGCCCCAGAGTTTTCCACCAGGCCCGCGGGTCAGCCGGTCCGACAAAGAGACCGATGCCAGGCTCGGGGAAGAGAGAGGTCGCCCGGCCTTCCTCTTAAGAGGGATGGGGGACCAGGCGCGGAGCCCCCCGGGTCTCTCCTccaggccagggccgggaaggggcCCGAGGACGGTCCCAAGAAAGCTGGTGGCGCCCGGGAAAACAGACGCCCCAGGAAAAAACTGGTTTTTGGGCTGACTAAAACCCTCAGGCTGCGCCTAGGTCAGACCAATCCAGAGGTGTTACTCTTGCACGAGAGGAGAGAGCGGGCCAAGAAAAAACGGCTGGAGACTCTGAGAGGAAGAAAGTTTGGGTCCCCGTCATCCAGAGGGAAGACCTTCCGGCCTGCAGAGGACAACTGGGAGCCAGTAGGAAAACCGGGCCCGGTTGGAAACTCAGACCCCATTGCCCCTTGGGGAGAAAAGGGCGGGACGTTAATGCCCAGGGACACGGAAGCGGACAGCCGCGGCTGTCTGAAAGAAGTAGAAAACCAGAGAATTGAAGCTCAGACGGGGTTGAGCGGTGAGGGGGAAAAGGTAGCCAACAAATTTTCCCTGCAGGGCAGTGTAAGCTGGACTCCTGGCACTGTTCGGTCAGCCTTGGGGTCGGACGCACAAGCCCTACCCCCAGGCGCTTCCCCTCCGGATGCTGGCATCCAGAGGGACACAATAGACCAGGAAGTTCGTGACGGGCCAAGCCAAGTCAAGGCCCCGGGCTTCACCGGTCCCAGCCCTGAGGGAAACGGGCCAAGGGAAGCCAGCCCCTTGGAAAGGTATTCCGATGACTTCACCAGCGCCTGCTCTTCGGGAGCGCTCTCCAGCGCCGACGCGGGCAGCGGGGGGTCGGGAACCCTCCGTGTCCGTCCGGAACTGGAAGGAGCCAACCCGGAGTCCGCCGGCGCGGAGGCCGATTCCCAAGCCAGCGCCTCCGGGACGTCTGGGAATACGTATGGGAGCGGGGGGACTtccgcccctctccctcctctctccgcgGCCTCCTGGTCTCCCAGCTCCTCCGGAACACCTCGGGTGGCAAGCTGTCCGGCCCCAAGCCCGGCAGGAGGGGATGGGAGTTCCGTCCATGGTGGTCCGTCGCCTCTCTGGGGCCGGGACGGCGGGCAGTCGGCTGCACCGAGGGCGCGCCGCAACACGGGAGCAGAGAGCCATCGGGACACGCTAGGGTGTCAAGAGGCCACGCGgtgggcccgggctttggagacgagCCAGTCGCCAAGAACTTCTCTAGTGAGCTCTTACGTCCTGACGTCCAGCGTGTCCGAGGAGGAGGTCAGCGCCCCGAATAGCCCAAGCTCCATTCTCTCTGGAGAAGGGGTGGACAAGCTGGGCTCCCTAAACATGTCGAGTCAATACAGAGACATCCGAGAACTCGTAATTAACAAGCTCCCTGGGTATACAGTGTGAAAGTGCAAAGCTTCCACGCTCTGCAAGGGGGACGTTTCTCTCCACCAGGCGCACCGTCCGGGACTTTATCTTGTACTGTGTTTAAATCCTTTGGGGCAGGTGATGTGTAAATTCCAGAAGCGTTCTAATTATAAAAACATGAAATCCAGCCCAGGGAGTGTTATCCACCGATCGccggtatttactgatcacctacTCTGTCTggaacgctgtgctaagcacttgggagatttcagtaGCACTAGTGGACGTGATCCCCGCCCTcagggactttaataataataatagcgtttattaaacgcttactgtgtgcaaagcactgttctaagcactgggaaggttacaaggtgatcaggttgtcccccggggggctcacagtctgaatccccattttacagatgagggaactgaggcccagagaagttaagtgagttgcccaaagtcacacagccgacaattggcagagccgggatttgaacccctgacctctgactccaaagcccgtgctctttccactgagccacgctgcttctccacgctgcttctttactttaCTTTCAAtgatgtcttataataataatggtattcgttaagcatttactgggtgccaggcactgttctaagccctggggtaggtacaggataatcacactggacacggtccctgtcccacatggggctcagtcttaatccccattttacagatgagggaactgcggcccagagaagtcaagtgacttgcccaaggtcacacagcagtcacataataataataatcatggcatttattaagcacttactatgtgcaaatcactgttttaagcgctggggaggttacaaggcgatcaggttcagCCGAGATTTCATGAACATTGCATTTCTTTCTCCACTTTCTGCAGCCCGACATTCCCTATTTCCAGCAGAACATACGAAGTCACGGTACTGGCCGCGGCAGACTGCAGGAAAAATGGTCTGatagggacttgtacttcccaagcgcttagtccagtgctctgcacacagtaagcgctcaataaatacgattgattgactttcagGTAAATTCTAGGGCAGTTCCAAAACatactgttccaatcaatcaatcaattgtatttattgagcacttaccgtgtgcagagcactgtactaagcgcttgggaagtacgaattggcaacatatagagacagtccctacccaacagtgggctcacagtccaaacctTAGCTTTTATTTTTCCCCCTGTGAAAGAAGGGCCTAAATCTCCCTTCTCAGGCAAGGATTCCAGCTTTACGGCCCCCCGGGCTGCGGCAAGACCCTCCTGGCCCGGCAGATCGGCAAGATGCTGAATGCCAGAGAGCCCAAGGTGGTGAACGGGCCCAAGATCCTCAACaagtgtccatcccagtgcttagaacagttactggcacacagtaagcacttaacaaatactcaaatctgcatctccagccctgatctctctccctgtctgcagtcttgcatttcctcttgccttcaagacatctgtacttggattccccaaactgagccccctttttcctgtcctccccatcccccctgccctacctccttcccctccccacagcacctgtatatatgattgtacagatttattactctattttacttgtacacgtttactattctatttattttgttaatgatatgcatttagcttcacttctatttattctgatgacttgacacctgtccacatgttttgttttgttgtctgtctcccccttctagactgtgagcccgttgttgggtagggaccgtctttatatgttgccaacttggacttcccaagcgcttagtacagtgctccgcacacagtaagcgctcaataaatacgattgaatgaatgaatgaatgaacaagtccgTCGGGGAGTCCGAGGCCAACATCCGCAAGCTCTTTGCGGACGCCGAGGAAGAGCAGAGACGGGTAACGGTCACGCAGGAGCCGGCGCCGGCCCCGGCGGGCTCCTCTGGCCCTCTCCCAGTCGTCTAGTACAGGGCCCGGCCCGCCCCGAGCCCTCGAGAGTCACGGTTGGTTGACCGATTGGTCGACTGGCGCGGAGTGGCCCTAATGGCTTCAGGAATCCCCTCCCAACCCTCCGGCCACCCAGTCGAtccatgatattcattgagcgtcGGGAAGAGGTGGTAGACTTGttccgtgccctcaaggagcaccttgtacttcccaagcgcttagtacggtgctctgcgcacagtaagtgctcaataaatacgattggatgaatgaattttatttatttattttattttgttagtatgtttggttctgttctctgtctcccccttttagactgcgagcccaccgttgggtagggactgtctctagatgttgccaacttggacttcccaagtgccaagtacagcgctctgcacacagtaagcgctcaataaatacgattgatgatgatgatgatgattaaaaattgTCAAGGTGTGCGGAGAGCAAATCTATTCAGGCCGTTTTTTGGCCCAAGACGCTCCGTGCTTTGACGggcgacctcctccaggaggccttcccagactgagccccttccttcctctccccctcgtccccctctccatcccccccatcttacctccttcccttccccacagcacctgtatatatgtttgtacagatttattactctatttattttacttgtacatatctattctatttattttattttgttcgtatgtttggttttgttctctgtctcccccttttagactgtgagcccactgttgggtagggactgtctctatatgttgccaatttgtacttcccaagcgcttagtacagtgctctgcacatagtaagcgctcaataaatatgattgattaaagcgCGTTGCCAGCTTCGCGGCCCATTTTCAGCTTTACGGCCCGCCGGCGTGGGCTTTCCAAACTCGCTCCTTGGTGGCAGCAGCTCGGTGGCTTTTCCCAAAGAATTCCCAGAGACCGTGatgaggggtgggggaatggCAGGGGTGGGCAGAGCAGGAGGCGCCCAGGGGCTGGGTGCCAACTCCACGGGGAGGGTTGGCACCGCTGCATTTCTTCGGATGGCGTAGGAGACGGTTGTGAAGGGAAATGCTCAAGTGTTTATCTATTCCTTATCTATGGTGGGGTGTCCGCTCAGTCCAGAGTCCTCATAAAAAAGGGCTGTGGAGGAAATTAGGTGTGGATGACACCTCtcaaaagaagcatggcctagtggataagagcacgagCCTTCGTGTCAgaaggttgagggttctaatcccggctccgccacgtggctgctgtgtgacctcgggcaagtcacttcacttctctgtgcctcagttccctcatctgtaaactggggatgaagactgtgagccccctgtgggataacctgatcaccccagcgcttcaaacagtgatttgcacgtagtaagtgcttagtaaatgccatcattgttattattattatgtgactgctgtgtgaccttgggcaagtcactggacttctctgagaagcggcgtggctcagtggaaagagcccgggtttgggagtcagaagttgtgtgttcgaatcccgactccgccacttgccagctgtgtgactttgggcaagtcacgtcacttctctgggcctcagttccctcatctgtaaaatggggatgaagactgcgagccccccgtgggacagcctgatcaccttgtaacctccccagggcttagaatatttattttattttgttagtatgttttggttttgttctctgtctccccctttttagactgtgagcccactgttgggtagggactgtgtatgttgccaacttgtacttcccaagcgcttagtaccgtgctgtgcacacagtaagcgctcaataaatacaattgattgattgattgattagaacagtgctttgcccttagtaagcgcttaacaaatgccaccattcaagcgcttagtacagtgatcggcacacagtaagcgctcaataaatacgattgattgaatgattgatcgggccgcagtcccctcatctgtaaaacggggattaagactgagccccaggcgggacagggaccgtgtccagtgtgattatcctgtatctaccccagggcttagaacagtgcatgcttaacaaataccattattattatgacatcattcatctaatcgtatttattgtgtgaagagcactgtactaagtgcttgggaagtacaattcagcaacagagacaatccctgtccacaacgggctcacagtctagaagacgtgaCCACCCACCGCCACCCCACCCCAGCAAATGTCGGTGACTTGTTGCAGCTCATTCAGATTGCCATTTTCCCCACCTTTgaaccttattaaaaccacatctccgaGTGGCCTTCtccaaatcctcattttccctgctccctcacccttctgcaacATCCTTGTATTTAGATttataccttttattcaccccaccctcagccccgcggccctttggtacatatccataatttattttaatgtctgtctcccctctatactgtaagctccttgtgggtagggagtgtgtctgccaactgttgtattgtcccaatcaatcaacggtacttattgcgcttagaacagtgctcagtgcttagaacagtgctttgcacatagtaagcacttaataaatgccattattattattatattattattgagcacttactacgtgcagagcactgtacgaagcacgtaggaaagtaataataataataatgacggcatttgttaagcgcttactatgtgcaaagcactgttctaagcgctggggaggtaacaaggtgatcaggttgtcatcatcatcatcatcaatcgtatttattgagcgcttactgtgtgcagagcactgtactaagcgcttgggaagtacaagttggcaacatatagagacggtccctacccaacagcgggctcacggtctaaaagtcacagtcttggttgtcccaagggggggctcacagtcttaattcccattttacagatgaggtaactgaggcacagaggagtgaagtgacttgcccaaagtcacacagctgacaattggcggagctgggatttgaacccacgacctctgactccaaagcccgggctctttccgctgagccacgctgcttctcagccacgctgcttacaatacaacagagttggcagccacattccctgcccacaacgagctttccaatcagtacagtgctctgcgtacagtaagcgctcaataaataccactgattcatgggAATCGCAAATCCCTGTACGAAGCACCAGCGAAAATGCACCAGAATgtctcctgcccaccaggaggtcacagtctaatggggaagccgGATGGACAAAAAATGGACAAAAAAGtgggtgggagcaggagggacaACCAGGATAATCTAGGAAGTGCGGCAAATAGGCCAGGATGGAATATCAGAATAAatcagaatgaataattgaatgtacaatgaaATATTCATACGCACACATCTGCATATTTACATAAGCGCAGAGGATATGGGCCTAAAGACATAGGCTGCAAATTGCCGTTGAATTCAGAAATCACCCAAACAATACACCTCATCACAAGGCACGTTTTAAGGATTTTTCCGAATACAAAAGTCGTCAGATCTGCCTGTAATCTACCGTATTACGTTGGCGCTAAAAATCCGAGTTTCTTAAGGTCTTTCTTTTTCCGGTTGTTCATAAAACAATCGAGGAGGAAGCTTGCAAAGCTGGAATTGGCTGGACTAGAACTGCAGTGGAAGGGGCCCAGTAAGGCTGAAGCAGTctaatttatatataataataatgataatgatggcatttattaagcgcttactatgtgcaaagcactgttctaagcgctggggaggttacaaggtgatcaagttgtcccacggggctcacagtcttaatccccattttacagatgagagaactgaggcacagagcagttaagtaacttgcccaaagtcacacagctgacaattggcggagccggggtttgaacccatgacctctgactccaaagcccgggctctttccactgagccacgctgcttctctaatatataatatataaatatatatgttctatatatatgtagatagagAGATCTTCAATATCGATTTCtagaagaacccatgacctctgactccaaagcccgtgctctttccacagagccatgctgcttctctaatatatatctaatatataaatatatatgttctatatatatatagatagagagagagatcttCAATGTCGATTTCtagaagaacccatgacctctgactccaaagcccgtgctctttccactgagccacgctgcttctctaatatatatctaatatataaatatatatgttctatatagatagatagagagagagatcttCAATATTGATTTCtagaagaacccatgacctctgactccaaagcccttgctctttccactgagccacgctgcttctctaatatatatctaatatataaatatatatgttctatatatatatatatatatagatagagagagagatcttCAATATCGATTTCtagaagaacccatgacctctgactccaaagcccgtgctctttccactgagccatgctgcttctctaatatatatctaaaatataaatatatatgttctatatatatatagatagagagagagatcttCAATATCGATTTCtagaagaacccatgacctctgactccaaagcccgtgctctttccactgagccatgctgcttctctaatatacatctaatatacaaatatatatgttctatatatatataggtagagAGAGATCTTCAATATCGATTTCtagaagaacccatgacctctgactccaaagcccgtgctctttccactgagccatgctgcttctctaatatataatatataaatatatatgttctatatatatagagagagagagagatcgtcAATCGATTTCTAGAAGAGCTACGTAAGTATAATGCTCTCTCAGACCTACCAGCTGTTGCTTAATTCCCTGGCCCTTTGGagaagagctttgcacatagtaagcgcttaataaatgccatcactattattattatataaacgaTGTTGACTAATTCGAGCATTATGTCCCTTCATTAGCTGTCGCAAAtccctgtaccaagcacctgggaaagtgcaCCAGAATgtctcctgcccaccaggaggtcacactctaatggggaagccgGATGGACAAAAAAATAGAAATATCGATTTCTAGAAGAGCTACGTAAATATAATGCTCTCTCAGACCTACCAGCTGTTGCTTAATTCCCTGGCCCTTTGGagaagagctttgcacatagtaagcgcttgataaatgccatcactattattattatataaacgaTGTTGACTAATTCGAGCATTACGTTCCTTCATTAGCTGTCTCAAAGAAAACtagccttctccccctcctcctcgtccacctcctcttcctcttttaggAAGAGAATGAGGGAAACCTTGACACTGAGCGGGA
Proteins encoded in this region:
- the MAP10 gene encoding microtubule-associated protein 10, translated to MAARDAERMFALELLVDRVCLEARGLPPALGGFLPSVAFRLLDFPTLLVPAPPQAHPQPGIFAFGRGKSCLLRLGPAALVRMLGRAPLCALLLAPPAGGAAASPRLLGSCCVSLATVAGGHRGRYALRDLMGARVGDITLGFRLIDLGSCPVDHLLQEALPPDPEPQPQLPHPCPGDVEDGRPRMPRDALPGVGTQTPATPHRRRSSVDPDGMEPDTFCPPPLFYTRPVGEGAAPAASPGGPGPPPGAVGEARGGLREEAISGPSTEAPGKSDAAAARGHRPDGLRRLPLLRALLRELSLLDGRPEDGTPQDAATQAPEFSTRPAGQPVRQRDRCQARGRERSPGLPLKRDGGPGAEPPGSLLQARAGKGPEDGPKKAGGARENRRPRKKLVFGLTKTLRLRLGQTNPEVLLLHERRERAKKKRLETLRGRKFGSPSSRGKTFRPAEDNWEPVGKPGPVGNSDPIAPWGEKGGTLMPRDTEADSRGCLKEVENQRIEAQTGLSGEGEKVANKFSLQGSVSWTPGTVRSALGSDAQALPPGASPPDAGIQRDTIDQEVRDGPSQVKAPGFTGPSPEGNGPREASPLERYSDDFTSACSSGALSSADAGSGGSGTLRVRPELEGANPESAGAEADSQASASGTSGNTYGSGGTSAPLPPLSAASWSPSSSGTPRVASCPAPSPAGGDGSSVHGGPSPLWGRDGGQSAAPRARRNTGAESHRDTLGCQEATRWARALETSQSPRTSLVSSYVLTSSVSEEEVSAPNSPSSILSGEGVDKLGSLNMSSQYRDIRELVINKLPGYTV